CCTCGGAGCCGCCGTGCTCGTGGTGGTCGGCGTGGTGCGCCGGTCGTCGCGCCGGTTCCCGGGCGAGGACGGCGAGAGCGTCGGCGGACCGCACGACGGCGCCGACGACCCGCGCTAGCGCCGGACGGGACGGGCCTAGGCCCGGTCGTCCCCGCCGAGCGCCCGGCGGAGGGCCGTGAGGTCGTCCCCGTCGAGCGTGCCGGCGAAGCGCAGCAGCGCGGCCTCGCGGTCCTTCGTGGCCGCGAGCGCGCCCGACATGAGCGACGCCGCGTGGTCGGTGCGGGACCGGGCGGGCGCGAACGTGAGCGCGCGCGCCTCGTCCGAGCGCGTGACGAGGCCCTTCTGGCCGAGCCGGTCCAGCACCGTGAGCACGGTCGTGAGCGCGGGGCGCGGATCCGCGATGCGGGCGACGACGTCCTTGGCCGTCAGCGGCTCGTCGGCGTCCCACAGGGCGTCCATGATGGCGGCCTCGAGCTCGCCCCGGGGGCGCTGGCGTCCGATCGACACGGGCGTCTCCCCTCGGGACGGATGGCGGGTGGAAGAGACGATCCTAACTCCGCGCGCTGCCGCGACGACGCCCGGCCCGGCCGCCGCGATCAGCCGCCGCCCCGCCGGATCGGGCACGATGGGGGCATGACCGATTCACAGGACCGAGAGCCCACCCCCCTCGAGCAGGCCATCGCGCGCGGCCAGGCGGGCGAGTCCGACATGACCGCCGTCCTCACGGAGTTCATCAACACGACGGTCGTGGTGCCCACCGCCACGCCCCTCACTCCCGAGACCGACCAGCTGCAGCCCGTCCTCTTCGACCGCGACGGCGTGCCCATGCTCGCCGCGTTCACGCACGAGGACCGGATCGACGAGAAGGTGACGAGCGTCGCCGACCACGTCGCCACGATCCCCGCCGCCGAGCTCGTCCAGGCGATCCCCGAGGGCACCGGCCTCGTCATCAACGTCGGCACCACCGACGGCTTCGAGATGATGCCCGAGGGCGTCGCGCAGCTCGCCGACGACGTGCGCCGCGTCATCGACCAGGACGAGGACGGCGCGCCGCAGGCCCCCGCCGCGCCCTCGCCCGACGCGATCTGATCCCGCGGGTCGACCCGACCACCCGACGCCGCCGCGTCCTCCCGGACGCGGCGGCGTCGTCGCGTCCGGCGGAGGGGATCGGCCGGGAATCGTCACACGGCGGAAACGTCCCGCTCGATATGCTGGGACGCGTAACACGGCCGCGCACGCATCGCGGGAGAGCTCCTCCGGGAGCACCGAAGGAGCAAGCCTCCCCGCCAATCTCTCAGGTCCACGTACCGCGATGCACTGGCCACTCTGAAAAGCAGCCGTCCCGCACGGCTCGCCCACGGTGAAAGCACCGTCCTCGGACGGCGCGAAGCTCTCAGGCCCATGACAGAGGGGGAGTCCCGCATCCGGCGTCCGAGCCGGGGAAGACCGGAGGACTCCATGACCGACGCACCCGCCGACACCGCGCCCGCCGCGGCGGCCGCGGCCCCGCCCCGCCGATCCCCTTTGCACGCCGTGCACGAGGCGGCCGGCGCCTCCTTCACCGACTTCGCCGGCTGGCTCATGCCGGTGCGCTACACGAGCGACCTCGCCGAGCACCGCGCCGTGCGCGAGGCCGCCGGCATCTTCGACATCTCGCACATGGCCGAGATCGCCGTCGAGGGGGAGGGAGCCGCCGCGTTCCTCGACTCCGTCCTCGCCGGCGAGCTGTCCGCCATCGCCGAGTGGCAGGCGAAGTACACGCTGCTGCTGGATCCCTCGGGCGGCATCGTCGACGACCTCATCGTCTACCGCACCGGCGAGGAGTCCTTCCTGGTCGTCGCCAACGCCGGCAACCACGACCCCGTGCTCGCCGTCCTCACCGAGGCGGCCGCGGGCCGCGACGACGTGGAGGTCGACGACGCGAGCGACGACGTCGCGCTCATCGCCGTCCAGGGCCCGGTGTCCCGCGCGATCCTCGAGACCACCGCCGGGCTCGAGACCGAGACGCCGCTCGAGGCGCTCCGCTACTACCGCGCCACGGCCGCGCGCTTCGCCGGCCAGGACGTCCTCGTCGCCCGCACCGGCTACACGGGCGAGGACGGCTACGAGCTGTACGTCGCGACCGAGGACGCCGTCGCCCTGTGGGAGGCGCTCGTCGCGGCCGGCACGCCGCTCGGTCTCCTGGACACCGGCCTCGCCTGCCGCGACACGCTCCGCCTCGAGGCGGGCATGCCGCTCTACGGCCACGAGCTCGGCCTCCACACGCTGCCCGTGCAGGCCGGCCTCGGCAAGGTGGTCGCGCTCGCCAAGGAGGGCGACTTCCGCGGGCGCGCCGCCGTGGAGAGGGGCCCGGATCCCGTCGCCCGCGTGCTCGTCGGGCTCGTCACCGAGGGCCGCCGCGCGCCCCGCGCCGACTACCCCGTCTACGCCGAGGAGGCCGCGGGCGACTCCGCCGCCGGCCTCGAGGCCGTCATGGACGCGACCGAGGGCGCCGTCGCGCCCGTCGGCACCGTCACGAGCGGCGCCCTGTCGCCCACGCTCGGCCACCCCGTCGCCATGGCGTACGTGGATCCCTCGCTCGCCGCCCCCGGCACGCGCCTCGCCGTCGACGTCCGCGGCACGCGCGTGCCCGCCACCGTCGTGACCCTCCCCTTCTACTCGCGAAAGGCCACCGCATGACCGACCAGACCAGCCTCCAGTACACCGCCGAGCACGAGTGGGTGCAGGTCGACGGCGACGTCGCGACCGTCGGCATCACGGCCTACGCCGCCGACAAGCTCGGCGACGTCGTCTTCGTCGAGCTGCCCGCCGTGGGCGACGAGCTCTCCGGCGGCGAGGTCGTCGGCGAGATCGAGTCGACCAAGTCGGTCGGCGAGCTGTTCGCGCCCATCGACGGCACGGTCACCGAGGTCAACGACGACGTCGTGGCCTCGCCCGACCTCGTCAACAGCGACCCCTTCGGCGCCGGCTGGCTCGTGAAGGTGCGCTTCGAGGCGCTCCCCGCGCTCCTCAGCCACGACGAGTACGTCGCGCTGGTGGGCGAGTGACCGCCGTCGACGCCGGCACCCGCCCGGCCACCCCCGCTCCGTCCGCCGCGCCCGACGTCGCCGAGGAGTCCTCGGCCTTCGCGCCCGGCGCGTTCGGCGCCCGCCACATCGGCATCGACTCCGAGGCCCGCGCCACCATGCTCGGCGTCCTCGGCCACGACTCGATCCCGTCCCTCCTCGCGAAGGCCGTGCCCGAGACGATCCAGGTCGACCGCTTCCGCACCGACGGCGACTCCGTGCTGCCCGAGGCGGCGACCGAGCGCGACGCCCTCGCCGAGCTCCGCCGCATCGCGGGCCGCAACCGCGTGCGCACCTCGATGATCGGCCTCGGCTACCACGACACGATCACGCCCGCCGTGATCACCCGCAACGTGCTCGAGAACCCGAGCTGGTACACGGCCTACACGCCGTACCAGCCGGAGATCTCGCAGGGCCGCCTCGAGGCGCTCATCAACTTCCAGACGATGGTCGCGGAGCTCTCGGGCCTCGCCACCGCGAACGCGTCCATGCTCGACGAGGCCACGGCCGTCGTCGAGGGCATGCTGCTCGCGCGCCGCGCCTCGAAGGCCAAGACGCCCGTCTTCCTCATCGACGCCGACGCCCTGCCGCAGACGCGCGCGCTCCTCGACAGCCGCGCCGCCGCGCTCGGCATCGAGCTGGTCGCGCACGACCTCGCGACGGTGGATCCCGCCGAGCTGCCCGACGCGTTCGGCGCCTTCATCCAGTACCCCGGCGCCTCCGGCCGCGTGTGGGACCCGAGCGCCGTCATCGCCCGCGTGCACGAGGCGGGCGGCCTCGCGGTCGTCGCCGCCGACCTGCTCGCCCTCACGGTGATCACCTCGCCCGGCGAGCTCGGCGCGGACATCGCGGTCGGCACGTCGCAGCGCTTCGGCGTGCCCATGGGCTTCGGCGGTCCGCACGCGGGCTACCTCGCCGTGCGCGCCGGCCTCGAGCGCCAGATGCCCGGCCGCCTCGTCGGCGTCAGCCAGGACGCGGCCGGCCACCCCGCCTACCGCCTCTCCCTGCAGACGCGGGAGCAGCACATCCGCCGCGAGAAGGCCACCAGCAACATCTGCACGGCGCAGGTCCTCCTCGCCGTCATGGCCTCGATGTACGCGGTCTACCACGGGCCGAAGGGCCTCCGCGTGATCGCGCGCCAGGCGAACCGGGGCGCCCGCCGCCTCGTCCGCTCGCTGGCGACGGTCGGCGTCGAGCCGATCCACGCCGCGTTCTTCGACACCGTGCGCGTCTCCGTGCCCGGCCGCGCCGACGAGATCCTCGCCGCCGCCGCGGAGGGCGGGGTCAACCTGCTCCGCGTGGACGCCGACACCCTCGGCTTCAG
The genomic region above belongs to Clavibacter phaseoli and contains:
- a CDS encoding BlaI/MecI/CopY family transcriptional regulator, with translation MSIGRQRPRGELEAAIMDALWDADEPLTAKDVVARIADPRPALTTVLTVLDRLGQKGLVTRSDEARALTFAPARSRTDHAASLMSGALAATKDREAALLRFAGTLDGDDLTALRRALGGDDRA
- a CDS encoding SseB family protein translates to MTDSQDREPTPLEQAIARGQAGESDMTAVLTEFINTTVVVPTATPLTPETDQLQPVLFDRDGVPMLAAFTHEDRIDEKVTSVADHVATIPAAELVQAIPEGTGLVINVGTTDGFEMMPEGVAQLADDVRRVIDQDEDGAPQAPAAPSPDAI
- the gcvT gene encoding glycine cleavage system aminomethyltransferase GcvT, producing the protein MTDAPADTAPAAAAAAPPRRSPLHAVHEAAGASFTDFAGWLMPVRYTSDLAEHRAVREAAGIFDISHMAEIAVEGEGAAAFLDSVLAGELSAIAEWQAKYTLLLDPSGGIVDDLIVYRTGEESFLVVANAGNHDPVLAVLTEAAAGRDDVEVDDASDDVALIAVQGPVSRAILETTAGLETETPLEALRYYRATAARFAGQDVLVARTGYTGEDGYELYVATEDAVALWEALVAAGTPLGLLDTGLACRDTLRLEAGMPLYGHELGLHTLPVQAGLGKVVALAKEGDFRGRAAVERGPDPVARVLVGLVTEGRRAPRADYPVYAEEAAGDSAAGLEAVMDATEGAVAPVGTVTSGALSPTLGHPVAMAYVDPSLAAPGTRLAVDVRGTRVPATVVTLPFYSRKATA
- the gcvH gene encoding glycine cleavage system protein GcvH, encoding MTDQTSLQYTAEHEWVQVDGDVATVGITAYAADKLGDVVFVELPAVGDELSGGEVVGEIESTKSVGELFAPIDGTVTEVNDDVVASPDLVNSDPFGAGWLVKVRFEALPALLSHDEYVALVGE